A part of Melittangium boletus DSM 14713 genomic DNA contains:
- a CDS encoding aromatic ring-hydroxylating oxygenase subunit alpha: MSAPIDSFWPWPREDTTHVPYRVFTDAGLFQREQERVFQGPTWSYVGLEAEVPGEGSFRTTHIGEVPVILSRGGDGRVHVLVNRCAHRGALVLREAYGQRKRFNCIYHQWGYDPDGRLRAVPFKQGVEGHGGYRDVPLDMQALSLRRLRVEVLNGLVFATFRDDTPPLREYLGGVWPQFTRVFDGRKLEVLGYLRQRVKANWKLYFENVKDPYHAGLLHLFVATFGLFRSTQRGETLAEPSGCGHLVSYQGGTQEHPEQYEQQGLSTYRKGYRLRAPELMRKLPDLADDVAVSIQTVFPSLVIHRISNSIATRQVLPRGVDEFDLVWTLLGYADDPVELRNQRILQANLVGPSGFISLEDVEALEIVQRGIQGERGDAAFVGLGGTRVLYGEPEPDLANETALRGFWKTWRTLMDV, translated from the coding sequence ATGTCCGCTCCCATCGATTCGTTCTGGCCGTGGCCCCGGGAAGACACGACGCATGTGCCGTACCGGGTCTTCACGGACGCCGGACTGTTCCAGCGCGAGCAGGAGCGCGTCTTCCAGGGGCCCACGTGGAGCTACGTGGGGTTGGAGGCCGAGGTGCCCGGGGAGGGCAGCTTCCGCACCACGCACATCGGCGAGGTGCCCGTCATCCTGTCGAGGGGAGGAGACGGGCGGGTGCACGTGCTCGTCAACCGCTGCGCGCACCGGGGCGCGCTGGTGCTGCGCGAGGCGTATGGCCAGAGGAAGCGCTTCAACTGCATCTACCACCAGTGGGGGTACGATCCGGACGGCCGCTTGCGCGCGGTGCCCTTCAAGCAGGGCGTGGAGGGGCACGGGGGCTATCGCGACGTGCCCCTGGACATGCAGGCGCTGAGCCTGCGCCGCCTGCGGGTGGAAGTGCTCAATGGCCTGGTGTTCGCCACCTTCCGCGACGACACCCCTCCGTTGCGCGAGTACCTGGGCGGCGTCTGGCCGCAATTCACGCGCGTGTTCGACGGGAGGAAGCTGGAGGTGCTCGGCTATCTGCGCCAGCGCGTGAAGGCCAACTGGAAGCTGTACTTCGAGAACGTGAAGGATCCGTACCACGCGGGACTCCTGCACCTGTTCGTGGCCACCTTTGGCCTGTTCCGCTCGACGCAGCGGGGCGAGACGCTGGCGGAGCCGAGTGGCTGCGGACACCTCGTCTCCTACCAGGGCGGCACCCAGGAGCACCCGGAGCAATACGAGCAGCAGGGCCTGTCCACGTACCGCAAGGGCTACCGCCTGCGGGCGCCGGAATTGATGCGCAAGCTGCCGGACCTGGCGGACGACGTGGCGGTGTCCATCCAGACGGTCTTCCCGAGCCTCGTCATCCACCGCATCTCCAACAGCATCGCCACGCGGCAGGTGTTGCCCCGCGGGGTGGACGAGTTCGATCTGGTGTGGACGCTGCTGGGCTACGCGGACGATCCGGTGGAGCTGCGCAACCAGCGGATCCTCCAGGCGAACCTGGTGGGCCCCTCGGGCTTCATCTCGCTGGAGGACGTGGAGGCGCTGGAGATCGTCCAGCGGGGCATCCAGGGCGAGCGGGGGGACGCGGCCTTCGTGGGGCTCGGGGGGACGCGGGTGCTGTACGGCGAGCCGGAGCCGGACCTGGCCAACGAGACGGCCCTGCGAGGCTTCTGGAAGACGTGGCGCACCTTGATGGACGTCTGA
- a CDS encoding aromatic-ring-hydroxylating dioxygenase subunit beta, with the protein MGDASPRSRVEDLLYRYAEALDDGGFADWPGFFTEEAEYRLIPRENHARGLPASLMLCTGRGMMEDRVVAIREACVFSPHVCRHLYTNVRVAEGGDADGRLDVRANYAVYRTTEDGETVLLSVGRVLAGVVLEPEPRFTRMDVVYETFRIPGLLVYPI; encoded by the coding sequence ATGGGCGATGCATCCCCGCGCTCCCGGGTGGAGGACCTGCTCTACCGCTACGCGGAAGCGCTCGACGATGGAGGATTCGCGGACTGGCCCGGCTTCTTCACGGAGGAGGCCGAGTACCGGCTCATTCCGCGGGAGAACCACGCGCGGGGCCTGCCCGCGAGCCTGATGCTGTGCACGGGCCGGGGGATGATGGAGGACCGGGTGGTGGCCATCCGCGAGGCGTGTGTCTTCTCGCCGCACGTGTGCCGGCACCTCTACACGAACGTGCGCGTGGCCGAGGGCGGGGACGCGGACGGGAGGCTGGACGTGAGGGCGAACTACGCCGTCTACCGGACGACGGAGGACGGCGAGACGGTGCTCTTGAGCGTGGGGCGGGTGCTGGCGGGGGTGGTGCTGGAGCCCGAGCCGCGCTTCACGCGGATGGACGTGGTGTACGAGACGTTCCGGATACCGGGGTTGCTCGTGTATCCGATTTGA